The Pocillopora verrucosa isolate sample1 chromosome 2, ASM3666991v2, whole genome shotgun sequence genome has a segment encoding these proteins:
- the LOC131780975 gene encoding low density lipoprotein receptor adapter protein 1-like, producing MFSKLSPSFARKGHQQLTCSDADEKDRVIAGVQYSVRYIGSAEVAGASGTGSGKTEKPVATVFEEQRKNGNGKTQKKMILNLCSKRLSVSEEASGKLIANFPISKVTFCNIDNFHEKAFVFIARDRAESPFKAFVFACESKAKARELFKALSLAFTINYESYQASLARGLPSNTMLVRNDEGKSTFLDGIGGECLDGAQPAKAEHLNGALISRKESPLLNVNGFRSVQETIPKTMAPKQNKNLLRVADCRLRSASDPPHGFKANASIVSDSETRPSSLHPSKMKKGDEMEEEFTEFAELRSKCRSNSAFVAPSSRHPGNMFHGFQSCDSAPNVWGSFQNYSRPTIY from the coding sequence atgttctcaaaacTGAGCCCGAGTTTTGCCCGCAAAGGACACCAACAACTCACATGCAGTGATGCGGACGAGAAAGATCGAGTCATTGCTGGAGTACAATACAGCGTACGGTACATTGGATCCGCAGAAGTTGCGGGAGCAAGCGGGACTGGTAGTGGAAAGACAGAAAAACCCGTAGCCACAGTCTTTGAAGAGCAGAGGAAAAATGGCAACGGTAAGACGCAGAAGAAAATGATCCTAAACTTGTGTTCGAAAAGGTTGAGCGTCAGCGAGGAAGCGAGCGGAAAACTGATCGCAAATTTCCCGATCTCTAAGGTAACCTTCTGTAACATCGACAACTTTCACGAGAAAGCTTTTGTGTTCATTGCACGAGACAGGGCAGAAAGTCCATTTAAGGCATTTGTCTTCGCGTGCGAAAGCAAAGCCAAGGCACGAGAACTTTTCAAGGCCCTTTCTCTGGCTTTCACGATCAATTACGAAAGTTATCAAGCGTCACTGGCACGAGGTTTACCAAGCAACACAATGCTTGTACGCAACGATGAGGGCAAAAGCACGTTCTTGGATGGAATAGGCGGTGAGTGTTTGGACGGAGCGCAACCCGCGAAAGCGGAACATTTGAATGGTGCATTAATTTCGCGGAAAGAATCTCCCCTGCTCAATGTAAATGGATTTCGATCGGTCCAAGAGACAATTCCGAAGACAATGGCACCCAAACAGAATAAGAACCTTCTACGTGTTGCAGATTGCCGCTTGCGGAGCGCGTCGGATCCCCCGCACGGTTTTAAAGCGAATGCGTCAATCGTATCTGACTCAGAAACTCGTCCGTCTTCGCTGCATCCCTCGAAGATGAAAAAGGGTGATGAAATGGAAGAAGAGTTTACAGAATTTGCTGAACTGAGGTCGAAGTGTCGCTCAAACTCTGCGTTCGTAGCCCCGTCAAGCAGACATCCCGGAAATATGTTTCATGGCTTCCAAAGTTGTGACAGTGCTCCGAATGTGTGGGGCAGTTTCCAAAACTACTCTCGCCCGACGATTTATTGA